The genomic interval AGATACGCCAGCGCTGCGTAACCGATGGCTCGGTAGGGGAACAGGAACACGGAGACGACGGCGCCGTCGTAGCGCACCACCGGCCCCCACCCCGGCGGGAGGAGGAGCACGTCGAGGCCGCCGACCGCACCCATCGCCGTGCCGACCGCCCCGGTGACACAGGCGAGGAAGAGCCCGTAGCCGATCCCGACGACAGCGGCGACCACGCGGATCCTGCCCGTCGATGTCGGTCGACTGGCGTGGCGAACCCCGACGACGGCGGCGGTGATCCAGACGAACGGAATCGCCAGCGTCCGCGGTTCCGCCAGCCCCGCGTCGGTCGCTGCGAGGTACACCAACGCGAGCGCGGACTGGGCGCCGAGGGCGAGCACCGCGGTCTTGAGGTACGCCGACGGCTCCTCGACCGAGAACTGCGCGGCCAGTCGGTTCACGCGTGTTCACCCCCTCGACTGCGGTCTGGTGACCGGTCCGGCCCCCCGTCGGCAACGGTCGCCGACCGGTCGTCGTGATCGTGGTGGCCGACGCCGGCGGCCGACGCCGGCTGTGTGCTCTCTTCGCTGTCGTCGAACTGCTCGTCGGCCACCGCCTCGTCAGTCGGAGGTGCCGGCCCGAGGGAGCGCGCGGAGTTCCCGACGACGAGGAGGCTCGATGCGGCCATCGCCACGGCGGCGAGCAGCGGCGTCACGACGCCGAGGACGGCCGCCGGGACGGCGATCGCG from Halobaculum marinum carries:
- a CDS encoding DUF7546 family protein, yielding MNRLAAQFSVEEPSAYLKTAVLALGAQSALALVYLAATDAGLAEPRTLAIPFVWITAAVVGVRHASRPTSTGRIRVVAAVVGIGYGLFLACVTGAVGTAMGAVGGLDVLLLPPGWGPVVRYDGAVVSVFLFPYRAIGYAALAYLVSLAVRDVAEYGTPAGLGGLVALGSCASCALPLVAAFGSALGGAGVGLGTTLTGETYLLATVAYVLSVAVLTVRPTVGT